GCGATGCACCTTATTCTACAGGTAATACAGCACCGTCATACTTTTTCTTAATGAAATCTTTAATCTCTTTAGAATGTAAAACTTCCATTAACGCTTTAATTTTCGCATCGTCTTTATGGCCCTCTTTAACAGCGATTAAGTTTGCATAAGGGTTGTCTTCCCCTTTTTCAACAGCAATTGAATCTTTTTGAGGGTTTAATTTTTGTTCGATCGCAAAGTTAGAGTTGATGATCACAGCATCACCTTCATCATTTTGGAACGTTTTTGGTAAAAATTCTGCAGCTTGTTTGCTATTAAATTTGATGTTCTTTTTATTTTCTACAATGTCGTCAAATGTTGCATTTTGGATTTTAACGCCATCTTTAATTTTAATTAAGCCTGCATCTACAAAGAATTTTAAGAAACGACCTTGTTCAGCTGGGTTGTTAGAAACGAAAATTTCTGCACCATCTGGTAAATCTTTTAAGCTTTTATATTTGTGTGAGTAGACAGCCATTGGTTCGATATGAACGTCACCTGCAGACTCGATTTTGTAGCCTTTTTCTTTTTTCTCAGTGTCTAAATATGGTGTATGTTGGAAGAAGTTTGCATCTAATTCTCCAGCATCTAATAATTTGTTTGGCGTTGTGTAATCGTTAATTGTTTTAATTTCTAAATCGTAACCTTTATCTTTCAATAATGGTTTCGCTTGTTCTAAAATTTCTGCATGTGGCGCTGGTGATGCCCCTACGACAATTTTCTTATCATCTTTTTTATCTGCTGTTTTATTTCCACACGCAGCAAGTCCAATGGCTAAAGCTAAAATAACAATAATCGATAAAATTCTTTTCATTCCACATTCTCCTTAATCATTAGCGTTTATCAATTCTATTTGTAATCCAATCCCCAA
Above is a genomic segment from Staphylococcus delphini containing:
- a CDS encoding MetQ/NlpA family ABC transporter substrate-binding protein, coding for MKRILSIIVILALAIGLAACGNKTADKKDDKKIVVGASPAPHAEILEQAKPLLKDKGYDLEIKTINDYTTPNKLLDAGELDANFFQHTPYLDTEKKEKGYKIESAGDVHIEPMAVYSHKYKSLKDLPDGAEIFVSNNPAEQGRFLKFFVDAGLIKIKDGVKIQNATFDDIVENKKNIKFNSKQAAEFLPKTFQNDEGDAVIINSNFAIEQKLNPQKDSIAVEKGEDNPYANLIAVKEGHKDDAKIKALMEVLHSKEIKDFIKKKYDGAVLPVE